The Juglans regia cultivar Chandler chromosome 1, Walnut 2.0, whole genome shotgun sequence nucleotide sequence AAAAATTGTGCTTTTTAAACGTATACTggaaaattagttaaattcattaCTTGCGGCGATTTACAGTACGccgagaaaaatatataaaaactgaTTCATTATTTGCAGCGAATATAGTTGGACGCCAAAGCAATAAACACGTTTTCGCAGCGAATATAATTGGACGCAAAAAACGTTAAACATTATCTGCAGCGAATATAATTGGacgccaaaaaaaaaagcatcataGGTTTATTTGCGGCGGTAAAAACTCGCtgctaataatatttttcaaccaaacttattcgccgcaaataaacgGTAAGACCAATTATGAGTTGGCGACAGAGTTTAAAAATGCTGCAAATAATCTATTGCGGCGTCCTGGTGCCTATTAGCAGCGATATAAAGCGCTGCAAAAAAGTTTTCGCATCGATATGATATTGATAACCCAGCGTTATTTACGGCGTAATGAAGAATATTGTCAGCGAaaaaattcgctgcaaataaaaataattcgcGGCGAATTTTTTGTTTCGCTGGCGAAATTAATAAATGTCTCAACAATTGCGACTACTAGCCGGCGCAGTAtatttcgccgcaaatactTTTCAGCAGCGAATTTAATGGTTATTTGCGTCCATTTTAGGCGCTGGAAAAGaccatatttcttgtagtgatgaGACATGACCTTGAAAAGAATTGTTATTTTTGGTGtagcttttctttttgtgtgaGAATATTTTGGGGTATCAgaactaatttatatatattgaagtattttttactGTTCggttataataatttaaaaaaaaaatttaatctcaATCGATCGTCTTCACCAAtgattaatgtatatatatatgccatgccTTTCATGTCGAACggattaaattttgaaattttatgtgaCTATTTGAGTTTGTATCGATcatctatttttaattcttgaTGAACTTAATTAGATATCTATTTGCAAGAACAAAAAGTTGTTAATTGAAAGAGATCATGTCTATCATGTCAATAACTAGCTAGaaccaattttatatatatatatatatatatatttatacacacacatatatatacccCACATGAATCCCACAATAAAAGAGTGCAACTTTATAGAGTTTCAAATTAACTTGACCAATGAAAGTGAACTACTTGTAATATGCGTCATTTTCTTTAGACTAGCCTTTATATAAATATGGTTCGATTATTAACAGAAGAAACAAGAATTCAAAGTGGATTAAAAAGTACTAATAATTAAAAGTCTCTTTAATTTAGAAATCCTAACTTAGATTTAATGCGATTATCTTGTTGGCCACAACAAAATGTTCCTCTGCATGCATGAGGTGAAGACTGCAGAAGGAGTACATTCATGCACGCTAGTTAATTAGTTGTATTTCGCCAGTTAATTCGTCTACTCGATCCATACACTCTTGCATTTCGAAGTTCACCACCTGCATGCTTTGTCAAAATGCTTCTCTCCTAGTTTGATCGGCCTGTACGTGAGCATTAATGATGCTCAAGCCCATTTCTcaattattcacataattttccCATGTAGCAACACCATGCATACATGcatcatgtttatatatttcttcaCAATCATGCTATTCGTAACATTCACAGAGCTAGGGCTACACTTAGGTTACGCTTGGatagtgaggtgatctcagataatctataaataatagtgaaaagataataaaaaataataataaaatattaaataatagtgaaaagtaaacaaaaaataattataaaatattaaatagtaaaggAGTGATCTCAGATCACTCAACCACTCTAACATAACCTTAAACATCCTTGATGTGGCAAGCATTGTCTATCAGGCTTGAATACTTGACACATCAATGATCATTAATTTATATGCGTGTAACACTCAAAATGttattttgtttaatcatttaaaatgttACTTTGAGGAACCAAAAATATTtggtaaaatataaaagaaacgAGACATATACACTAGGGGTGTGCAACCGGATCCGGATTTTAAAAACCGAGCGGTTATCCGTCTGGATTAACCGGATATCCAGATTGTAACCGAATTTAATCCAATTTAGATATCCGGATTGTAACCAGATTTAATTcggatttattaataattttttttttaaaaaaaagtacccGATTACGGATAACGGCTGGGTCATAAAACCAGATCCAAGTTTCTCTTAACTGCTCGAGTGCAATCCGGGCAGATAACTGCCCAGATGCACCCAAATTCCAGGTTTCGCACCGGACTGAGAAAAAATCCTGCCCGATTCTACACCCCTAATATAAAGAGTTAAAAAGAAAGGGTCATGATCATTGAGGACACCAAAGAGGCAATAGGAGGTTCGGGCTCCTACCCCTTCCAAGAGAAGTAAAGattggaggaagaggaggagaaggaggagatcaatttaattatgattatcaGTCTCATCATGTTTGGAGCAGCAAATGAGAAAATTCTtaatactcatataaacctaAAGGTTTGTATTTCATACccctttcttttcaaatatatataatatagtacaaATGTCTCAAATTAGAGTcgttacttaaaaaaaaaaagaaaaaggtccTTGAGATGGAAGGACGATAGGGCTTACACACATTCGCTCACTTACGCTGTCCTCCCTCAGCTCACCCTAGCATCAGGCCTTTTGCTCTTCTAACTTAAGCTCCAAGGCTTCACACCAAGTGTTCACTgacataattaatatacatgcTTAAGTAGGGTCAAGCAGAACCGTTGTTGCCTGATGGGAACTAATTCCCCCATATTGCTATCAATGTCTTCATGTTGCACGAGCTCTGAACAATACACCACTGAATCCTCAATCCTTTGCTTGTTGTGCAATGACAGTACCAATTATATCCACTAATCGTTGTTTCCAAATATGGTTGCCGGTTGACATCTCTTCTAATTCGTCGATACAAGAAGCAAATTATTGTGTGATGAAATCAATATCTCAACATAAGCAAAGAGACAGATCTTGTGCCACTCCACCTAGTCGTATGAAACTAGCATGCATCCTAGCTCCCGAGACTCTTTCATAGAATTCCAACAATTTCTGCTGCCCCTCAAAAGTCCACAGGAACGGAGTTGATGTTCCTTCATCCATagtaccatattatatataataattgagcTGGACTTGAAGCTGATAGCGTGCAGAAACATAAATCTTACATAGACCCACATACCCATTTTCTCCCACCTAACAAAGCAGCAAATGATCTACATATTTGTATCTTTTTTTCTAGCACTTTAAAGCAATTCTATCTTTTTGTTGAGCCTTCAAAGGACTACAACTTTTGTATATATTGGCTCCACCCCACAGCttttaaagaatatatacaTAGGTGGACATGGTGATTTATACAGCAATTAGGGTTATTGAATTCGCCCATCAATCTTACCCACTAGCTAGCCAATCACAGACGGGCAAAGTactacacatttttttaaataaaaaaagaaaagaaaaaatgctttTTGATcttaaagtcttcctcgaagtACTCGTTTGTAGTGGACCTTAAAGTCTACCAAGaggaaatttaattaatatccgATCAGCTTATAAAGTAAAAgagaatgattttattaaaaaaaaacttagcaTTATTAGCCATGGATCGAAAGTCTTCATGGATTAATAAACttaattctctctgtttaaACGTACATGAAagtttaaacatatatatatatatatatattatattgaagaAGGGGTAAAAAAAATACGATTTGAATGAATCAAAGCTGGTGACACATCACACAAGCCTGACACATGACAAGTGTCAAAATCAAGACAGACAATACCAGATAATCATGCACGATACGAGTCTTCAAGCTGGCTCTACAAATTTCcatgaattaagaaaaaagaaaaaaattaatagccacaaaaagaaaaaaagaaaaagaaaaagaaaaaggatggtatacctcatgcatgcatgccctgGCGTACTTGTGATCATGATCTATAGTTTAAAGAAAGATAAGCATCCAATGAAGCTTTTTTTagttgagaaaaagaaaagagatcgAGAGCCCAGCCTTTTAATTAGTGCTTGAGAAGGACTAGATGATCTGATCTCCTTCAATCATCGAGGTACTACATTCAAAATCTCTTACCTAGCTACTCTTTCTTAGATCGGTCATTTTctctattataaaattatttttaagatagaatgagataaaaattaaaaattaaataaaatattattagaatatatttttttaatattatttttattttaaaatttaaaaaaattaaattatttattttattttatgtaagaatttgagaaagttgaattaattaaataagataagatgagttgaaaagagttatgaaaacaaacgaggtctcCAAATATCCACTAttgccaaagaaaaaaaaaatagatacataTATGCCAATGATTAAACCAATAATTTCCACTGCCTATAGTACTGATCATCATGAGAAacatatataaagatattttgggAAAGATGTATAATAATCCTTCCTATAAGATATctagaaaattaaagaataatcCTCCACATACTCATGTTATGGAGATGATCATCTTAATTCTAATTGTCTAGAACATGTAATTTGGGTCTAAATCATTCAGAACAAAAACAATTTGACCAGTTTCCTAATCTTACTCTGTTCTTATTTGCTCATGCTTATCTACTTGAGGCTTAATTATCtcattctttattattattaattttcaagaatAAACCAAATAAAGAATCTCATATTCGCGAGGTTATAACTGTCCAATTCTTactcatttctaaaaaaaaaaattagtcatatatatgtatatatataaaataataatatatacaagtttcaaatatatcAGTTTTGCTtagactttttatatataaaaaagtgaattccatttgaaaaagtgtgaatttttttttttttgggtagagcccaattttttacaaaaaatcttgCACAAGGCTTGTGCATTTTGGACTTATTCCTAAcattagacatatatatatatacatgtatttccAGGAATCCAAGTTTGTAAGCATTGATATTATTCCtgcatatatatgaatattttcgaatgAAATGTTAGATTGATCTTCGAGTTCagtctaaaaattaaaagaaatgttaCATGCAGCAAGCTGGCCTGTATCTAAAACCTACAAATTAAAAGCAAATGAAAGTATGCATATAAGACTATTTACCTCTAAATTAATTGggtaattatatatgttaatctATCATGAGCTGCTTAGGAAGCATGCATAGATCGAGAAACTGATGAAAATTTGTTGTCTTTAACTGAAACCCCCTAATTAAGTTGGCAATTAGTCCATCTGCAAGCAATTCTGGTTACTTTCCTGAAAATGTGCTTAATTTACCTCTACATTCAACTGATAATGTAGACGATCAATTAGTTTCTCCAGATGGGGCCGATCAGGTGCATGGATGACGTTGTTTACCATTGAATTACCAGTTAGCTAGCCACAGCAAGTGAATCAGATGGAGCTAATGACACAACGTTCAAAATAACAAGCTAGAGAAGTACTCATGTAAGATCAAGAGATTACGTACCATGATCATGATCTTGCATGGATAGCACCACCACATCCTGCAGCATGCATGTCCTGGATTTCTTTTAACCCTCCATCGATcattaatattgaaatttgagtttCAATCTACCAACAGTGGGAGGAAACCGATGAACCAGATATGGCCTTTCACCCTTACCTGTAATTAAGGCTGTAAAATGGAAACCCTTACCATTTCCAGGACTTTCTAATTTAgctttattaacaaattatatatgctCTTCAGGCCATTTCAAAACTTTGTACGTAAATGACAGATCGGTTAGAACTTCTAAGCAGTACTCCATTAATTATACTTTGCTTCATTTATGGTAATTAAGCCATAATTCCCAAATTACAATTCCTGGAAGCAAgcaattttgttttagaatccAAAAAAATGGCAAGTTTTTGTTAAGTTTTACAAAGATTATTGCTAGTacttgatttttaaattggtgTCTGATTatacaaatagtatttttaatttcttagcTAAAATTAACATATATGACACGAGACTTTTGGTCaattttgatattataaatttctctattcCACGTGATACCATGAGCCATTCCATGAAAAATCTCCGTCCCGGCCAAGAACTTgggaatcatatatatataatatatgaccATCGTACTCTTACATGCATGTTCGTGTATATCTGCCGTACGTCGGCAGCAGCTTGCTGTTAATTATAATTACTCGCGTGCTGTTAAAGACGCATAGAGTACTTGTCACATATTGAtgtcacaaaattaaatttataaatatttaatatagtttgatttgatagattaaattataaaataattttaattttaatatataaaatcaaactatcacattaatttataaatttatttttatgatatttatttataattataacacttattgtacagtgagataattattaatgattaaaaaataggaATAAAGAATTAATCAAATAAGGAGTACGTACCAAAATTCTTGTACGAATTAACTGTCTAGTagtatatacttatataaacGACCCTAGTACTGTAAGAGAATCAAGCATGGCAGGGCGACCTTAAATATACTGTCGAATTAATGTACTGTCGTATATTGCAGGTTAACTTTACAACGACTCATGAGGTACCACTAAAATGACCAATTATTGTATCTGAGAATGACTACCACATAAATTGACAAAAAGCCCTCATTAATATAAAAGCTAATAAATCGAAAGCTCCAACCCACCAACCTTGAAAAGCAATACATTAAAATTTCCACACTTGTTTTCGACAAAACATAAAGCTGATCTCTGCCCCCTCTAACTTATTTAAAACCTTCTTTATACTGCAACGTTGCAGTAGGTAAGaactttataaaaagaaagtgaaactcATACAAAAGATCAGAGACTAGTAGAAGAAATTAAAttcctgaatttttttttttattttttattattcttctatATTACGTATCATTAATTTTATCTATCAACATGCGCGCAggacatgatgatgatgattatataTGGCACATGATCGAGTGGATCCAAGTACTGGAAGAAggttaaataattaaaatgaaatttgtgaACCAAAATCAAACCCAGAAAGAGTTATTGTTCAATACAGATCCAAGTAGATCGAACCCCGCTCCGtatcgaaaaaataaaaagaaaatggaaaaaaaaggaGGCTATATCACATATAATATGATCATGAACAAATCATGATATATGTGTGATTCTAATTTGACATAGCAAACACTTGATCATGTTTTACTTCAAATGGAGGTGCTGGCTGCATTAACAACTTTCTGATCCCATATGCATTTGCTGTACAAAAACATGGATTGAAGCTACTACAGCAGAGCTGATCTGCTAGCTGCAAACCCTATGTATAATAACCATGATCGATTTTCATCGACGTCCTCGCATGGCATAACGGTATGGTGATTCAAGTGCAGCCTTCCTTTTCTGCAACGTGAGGTCTTTGTAGAACTTCTTGATGAACTCCTCGGCGGCCTTGTCCACCTGGCTATCTCCGTCGTCCTTCAATGGAAACGGCGAGTCGGTTACTCTCAGCTGCCTTACCATCGGGCTCTTTCCGAACCCTGGTAACGTCACCAGTGGAGAGGCCTCCACCGGTGCGGCTGTACTGTCGTGGTTGTTCAGCATCTCGAGCACCTTCTGAAACGCAGTAGCGGTAGTCACGTCGTCAAAACGATAGGGCTTGGCTCCGAAAGAGTGGTGGTGGTGCTTGCGCTTGTTGTTGAAATGGAATGGGCGGGGATAGGCGGGGCTGTTGCTGCAGCTGAATTCATATTCGCGTGGGGATATGAAGGAGAGGGCGTCGTCGGAACGGCAGCTCAAGGCTGAGAAATGGTCGTGGAGAGTGAGGTTGTCGGCCATGGCTTTTCCCGCCAGCTTGCCACGCTTGAGCATCAAATGGAGATCGCTTATTATTTTGCTCTTGCATATGCCTTTTCTCAGCATGAAGAACACCACGCGAACTATGTTCCATAGCTTCTTGGCCGCCACCATTGGTTGGCTTGGTTCCATttccattatttcttttcttggttGACTGAGagagattatttttgttctttcttctgagagagagagagagagagagagagatctgcgAGGATTTTTTGGATGGTCATGGGGAGAGGGGGAGGAGAGGTATTTAAAGTgctagaaaataattatattaaggAAAGACAAGACTAAGTTTTTAGAACAAAAGGGAATCATACACCACTCTCAACTCTAGCGCGTCCTATTTCGGGATAGAGAGATTGCCTATAAAGGTTTGGGAAGTGTTCCCACGCGCTTTATATCGGCAAGGGTTATTTTTGTTCGAAGTTGTCGTGGAGATTACTAGAAGGTCCCTGTGGTGGCAACCAAATTACTTAAGTAAGTCCTCGGCTTCAATGATTAGAGATATTTGGCACTTTCTCGTCAGAATTAGCCATTTGTCTCGATACAAGGTAAAGTGAGATACAACCAATTCCACCGCTAGGGAGAAAATCAACCTTTTTTGTGTCATTTCCGTATTATTACAATGGGAtgtatttaattagttttatttatttatttaaataactaatagaagaaattatttaaattataataaattaaataaaaaattagcaaTTCTCTCTTGTTCAACTCAAGAGTCTGCTGGACTAAATGGAAAGTGGACACACCTACCAAAAATAATTAGCAATTGACCTGAAAGCTCACGTCCAGTACCGTTCTTAaagcactcttattggattagttaaaattaaagtatatttttaatgaatataagataaatttaacatttaattattacatttacataaatttttacattaaaatagttattttttcattatatgacaataaaataatataagataaatttaactttgactattcacatcaaatctccacattagattatccatttattcattacatagtaatgaataattaataattttgaaatttttttaattatgaatttattttattttatcatattttactattcataatattatatattaattagtaattgtattctaattatatttttttcaattgccatttaaaatggagagagaaataattgatattaaaaaaagagagaaaaaaagaatataaaatagatttgatgaatgaatagttcctttcaaatttagaaattattttagatattactgtagctatatttcaaatatttggaatatagctatttcaatgtgagctattttatgacttaatagctaaattctcattagatttagcttttagttaatccaatgagaatgctcttagaaatcgaaaaaataaaataaaataaaataaaacaaaacaagaatgaCCAGAAAGATTGAATCTTGAGCTCTCGTTTAGTTATGCAGTTcggataagataaaatattttattaaaaattaaataaaatattattaaaatattattttttaatattagagaGGATATCCCAACTGATTAGATCCTAAGATGGACCTAAACCCTTAGCAACAACTAAAACCCATATCATAATAGAGGAGCCCAAGCCCAGTATAAAGGAAGCTAGCCCATGGCCAATAACGACTGGATAAGCTAATACCAACGGGATAGCTATCCAGTCAATGGTAAAAGATAAATAAGTTTATCATTCGAATTTGCTAACAGTTGAACcatcatctctaaatttgaatttgaataaaagataacCATTATCCATGAGGAAACAAAGATAGATCACGAAGctatatataaaggaaaaactCAGGTAAGTAAAGGGATCGAAtgattgttattattattgttatccacaaattactgacttaggcatcggaggcaTTCCCTCGGACCTCCATGCTCTCTACACTTTAGTTGCAGGTGATCGTGATGTGGTGGCGGTGAAACACATCCATAATAGTTAAAACCAGCACCAACTACACTGAAAGGGCTCACTGGAGATGCGGTGCAACCAATGAGGCCCATTACATTGCCGATATCTGTAGGCACAGAGCCTTATGTCGCCACGGCGATGACTGAGTTTTTAGTAGTGAGAACTCGATCGGCTTATAATGCGATCATTGGACGGCCCACGTTGAATGCATTAAAGGTCATTACCTCAACCTATCATCTaaaaatgaagttcccaacaGGCCTTAATGGAAAACTCCCAATTAGGAACCTATCAACGCCAAAGGTATGGTTGTCTATGTTGCTCTTTACGTTATTATGTTCACTATGGGGCTTCATCTGCACTTTGTGCGCCTTGTTCGCGATGTGTTAGACGTCTTAGGGCTTGCTCCTATTCAGTTGGTGCCCAACGCCTGGAGGATCTTGATGGCCTGTTGTGTTTTGTGGCGATGGGCGCTTGAACCCGTGGGAGATGAGTACGCAGACCTAACAACCTGCGAGTTTTTGTCCATTCACGGGTTTAGGTGTCTGAATGGTAATCTCTGCAGTTTTAGAGCCCATCGTGCCTTGGTTGATTTAGAGCGCAAATACTCTCATGTGAATGAATGGaccaataaaattttctttattgctGGCTCTAGCTAAGAGTTTCCTGCCGATGAAGTTCCTAATCGGAAATTTTCCATTAAGGCTTGTTGTGAACTTCATTTTTAGATGATACATTGAGGTAATGGCCTTTAATTGCATTCAACGTGGGCTGCCGAATGATAGCATTATATGCCGACCGAGTTCTCACTACTAAAAACTCAGTCATCGCCTTGGCGACATAAGGGTTTGTGCCTACAGCTATCGGCAATGTAATGGACCACATTGGTTGCACCTCATCTCCAGTGAACCCTTTCAAAGTAGTTGGTGCTGGTTTCAACTGCTCTTCGTCGATTCTCATTTTGCTGAAAGCATCCCAGAATAAGATATATGCCGAACTGCCATTGTCAATCAGTATTCTCCTGTTGGTAAAATTTGCCACCAACATTGTTACCACTAAAGCATCATCATGGGGGTACAAAACCCCTCAGAAATCTTCCTTGTCAAAAGATATCGTAGGTGATCCTTGTACTCGGGGCTGTTTGATGGGCCTCTCTACGTTATAGATTTCTTCATATCTTGCCCACCTTGTATAGGTCTTTCTTCCTGAGGAAGTTGGGCCACCTCCTACGTATCCGCCAGCGATAGTGTGTATCTCGCCCAGAGATTGGTTTCTTCAGTTTTCATCTGCTCTCGCTCTTCAGTCCCTAGGTTCATTTGACCTCCTATCCTTTTTCAGTGATTCCTGTTGCCTGGGGCTCTTACTTCTTCTCCTCTTATGCTCATTCTTCCTTTCGTTTGTTTGCCCATGGAAGGGGGAGGGGGCATATTTGGAACGATCAATCGTTCTAACTCGCCATTATTCCTCATTTCTTCTACATTTCATTTCTGGTTGTAACAGTCCTCGCTTATGTGTCCCCTTGTCTTATGATAAGTGCATTA carries:
- the LOC108982393 gene encoding uncharacterized protein LOC108982393, with the protein product MEMEPSQPMVAAKKLWNIVRVVFFMLRKGICKSKIISDLHLMLKRGKLAGKAMADNLTLHDHFSALSCRSDDALSFISPREYEFSCSNSPAYPRPFHFNNKRKHHHHSFGAKPYRFDDVTTATAFQKVLEMLNNHDSTAAPVEASPLVTLPGFGKSPMVRQLRVTDSPFPLKDDGDSQVDKAAEEFIKKFYKDLTLQKRKAALESPYRYAMRGRR